In one Brassica oleracea var. oleracea cultivar TO1000 chromosome C9, BOL, whole genome shotgun sequence genomic region, the following are encoded:
- the LOC106319118 gene encoding casein kinase I has protein sequence MDRVVGGKYKLGRKLGSGSFGEIFIGKNVQTGDEVAVKLEPARARHPQLHYESKLYMLLQGGTGIPHLKWYGVEGEYNCMVIDLLGPSLEDLFNYCSRRFNLKTVLMLADQMLNRVEYMHVRGFLHRDIKPDNFLMGLGRKANQVYIIDYGLAKKYRDLQTHRHIPYRENKNLTGTARYASVNTHLGIEQSRRDDLESLGYVLMYFLRGSLPWQGLRAGTKKQKYDKISEKKRLTPVEVLCKSFPPEFTSYFLYVRSLRFEDKPDYPYLKRLFRDLFIREGYQFDYVFDWTILKYPQFGSSSSSSSKPRSSLRPALNPPVPSAERPEKPSAGQDSRERFSGALEAYARRNGSGSGAVQADRSRPRTSENALASSKDTITPQNYERVVERPISSTRHASSSRKAAIVSSVVRATSSADFTENRSSRVVPNNGRSSTAQRTQHVPDPTTRPSSSSFSRAVPSRTARDTALQKFELLTIGNGKRK, from the exons ATGGACCGTGTGGTTGGTGGCAAGTATAAGCTCGGACGTAAACTCGGAAGTGGATCATTCGGTGAAATTTTTATAG GTAAGAATGTGCAAACTGGAGACGAAGTTGCCGTGAAGCTT GAACCTGCGCGTGCCAGGCATCCTCAACTTCATTATGAGTCAAAGCTCTATATGCTTCTTCAAGGAGGAA CTGGTATTCCTCATTTGAAATGGTACGGGGTCGAGGGTGAATACAACTGCATGGTGATTGATCTTCTGGGCCCTAGCCTGGAGGATTTGTTTAATTATTGCAGTCGGAGGTTTAATCTTAAGACTGTTCTTATGCTCGCAGATCAGATG TTGAACCGAGTTGAGTATATGCATGTCCGGGGATTTCTTCATCGTGATATTAAGCCAGATAACTTTCTGATGGGTCTTGGACGCAAAGCAAACCAG GTGTACATCATTGACTACGGGCTTGCAAAAAAGTACAGAGATCTCCAAACTCATAGGCACATTCCCTACAG AGAAAACAAGAATCTTACTGGAACAGCTCGATATGCAAGTGTTAACACTCATCTTGGTATTG AGCAAAGTAGGAGGGATGATTTGGAATCCCTTGGCTATGTTCTTATGTATTTTCTTCGTGGAAG TCTGCCTTGGCAAGGCCTTCGCGCGGGTACAAAAAAGCAGAAGTATGACAAGATCAGCGAAAAGAAAAGGCTTACACCCGTAGAG GTTCTCTGTAAATCATTTCCACCTGAGTTCACATCATACTTTCTCTATGTACGATCATTACGGTTTGAAGACAAACCAGATTATCCATACCTAAAGAGGCTTTTCAGAGATCTGTTCATCCGAGAAG GTTATCAGTTTGACTATGTATTTGATTGGACAATCTTGAAGTATCCACAGTTCGGTTCAAGCTCTAGCTCCAGCTCCAAACCAAGA TCAAGTCTTAGACCAGCTCTGAATCCCCCAGTGCCATCTGCCGAGAGACCAGAAAAACCTTCAG CTGGACAAGACAGCCGTGAGAGGTTCTCGGGTGCTTTAGAGGCATATGCTAGAAGAAACGGCTCAGGAAGCGGTGCGGTTCAAGCTGATAGATCTAGACCGAGAACCTCAGAGAATGCATTAGCATCATCAAAGGACACAATAACACCA CAAAACTACGAGAGAGTTGTTGAAAGACCAATCTCTTCAACAAGACACGCAAGTTCTTCAAGAAAAGCCGCCATTGTCTCGAGCGTCGTTCGAGCTACTTCTTCAGCTGACTTCACAGAGAACCGCTCGAGCAGAGTTGTTCCAAACAATGGGCGTTCCTCAACCGCTCAAAGGACTCAGCATGTTCCTGACCCGACCACTAGACCATCGTCTTCTTCATTTTCTCGAGCTGTGCCATCGAGGACTGCTCGTGACACCGCGCTCCAGAAATTTGAGCTACTCACCATAGGGAATGGGAAGAGGAAGTGA
- the LOC106319444 gene encoding malate dehydrogenase, cytoplasmic 1 — MAKDPVRVLVTGAAGQIGYALVPMIARGIMLGADQPVILHMLDIPPAAEALNGVKMELIDAAFPLLKGVVATTDAVEGCTGVNVAVMVGGFPRKEGMERKDVMSKNVSIYKSQAAALEKHAAPNCKVLVVANPANTNALILKEFAPSIPEKNITCLTRLDHNRALGQVSERLSVPVSDVKNVIIWGNHSSSQYPDVNHASVKTSSGEKPVRELVKDDEWLNGEFITTVQQRGAAIIKARKLSSALSAASSACDHIRDWVLGTPEGTFVSMGVYSDGSYNVPAGLIYSFPVTCRNGEWSIVQGLPIDEASRKKMDLTAEELKEEKDLAYSCLS; from the exons ATGGCGAAGGATCCAGTTCGCGTTCTCGTCACCGGAGCTGCAG GACAAATCGGATACGCTCTAGTCCCTATGATTGCGAGAGGAATCATGCTTGGTGCAGACCAGCCTGTGATCCTCCACATGCTTGATATCCCTCCCGCCGCTGAAGCTTTGAACGGTGTCAAAATGGAGTTGATCGACGCTGCTTTCCCTCTTCTCAAAGGTGTGGTGGCTACGACTGACGCCGTTGAAGGCTGTACTGGCGTCAACGTTGCAGTTATGGTTGGTGGTTTCCCGAGGAAAGAAGGAATGGAGAGGAAGGATGTCATGTCCAAGAACGTTTCCATTTACAAGTCTCAAGCCGCTGCCTTGGAGAAGCACGCCGCACCAAACTGCAAG GTCTTGGTTGTTGCAAACCCTGCAAACACCAACGCGTTGATCCTTAAGGAGTTTGCACCGTCCATCCCTGAGAAGAACATCACTTGCTTGACGAGGCTTGACCACAACAGGGCGTTGGGACAGGTCTCTGAAAGGCTAAGCGTGCCGGTGTCTGATGTCAAGAACGTGATTATCTGGGGAAACCACTCGTCGAGCCAGTACCCAGATGTCAACCACGCTAGCGTCAAGACTTCTTCTGGGGAGAAGCCAGTGCGTGAGCTTGTCAAGGACGACGAGTG GTTGAATGGAGAGTTCATCACTACCGTTCAACAACGTGGAGCTGCTATTATCAAGGCCAGGAAGCTGTCTAGTGCACTCTCTGCAGCTAGCTCAGCTTGTGACCATATCCGTGATTGGGTCCTTGGAACCCCCGAG GGCACATTTGTTTCAATGGGAGTATACTCAGACGGATCATACAACGTTCCAGCTGGACTTATCTACTCTTTCCCCGTAACCTGCCGTAATGGAGAGTGGTCTATTGTCCAAG GTTTACCGATCGATGAAGCATCGAGGAAGAAGATGGATTTGACAGCAGAGGAGTTGAAGGAAGAGAAGGACCTCGCTTACTCTTGCCTCTCTTAG
- the LOC106316581 gene encoding probable inorganic phosphate transporter 1-6 translates to MAKQEHSSSILEALDVKKVTWYHVTTVIISGMGFFTDSYDLFVISLVTKLLGRIYYHNPGSSSPGNLPDGISAAVSGVAFAGTFIGQIFFGCLGDKLGRKRVYGLTLVIMTVCSICSGISLGSDPKTVMVTLCFFRFWLGFGIGGDYPLSATIMSEYANKSTRGAFIAAVFAMQGFGILAAGCVSLLVSAIFDHQFPSPAYMVDPAASTVPQADYVWRIILMLGAVPALLTYYWRAKMPETARYTSLVAKDPEKAASDMSKVLDVDIEAGFAKNDQARVSSDEFGLFSKKFLRRHGLHLLGTATTWFLLDIAFYSQNLFQKDIFTTIGWLPSAKTMNAIQELYQIAKAQTLIALCGTVPGYWFTVALIDWMGRFKIQVLGFSFMTACLIGLAIPYHHWTLPHNRIGFVVLYSLTFFFCNFGPNATTFIVPAEIFPARLRATCHGISAASGKAGAMVGSFGFAALVKAVGMKTTLLIMAGISFVGLLFSFLVPEPNGKSLEELSGEAEPEKI, encoded by the coding sequence ATGGCGAAGCAAGAACATAGCAGCAGCATCTTGGAAGCACTTGACGTTAAAAAGGTTACATGGTACCACGTCACGACGGTTATAATCTCCGGTATGGGTTTCTTTACGGACTCATACGATCTCTTTGTTATATCTCTCGTTACGAAGCTCCTTGGCCGTATCTACTATCATAACCCTGGCTCCTCCTCTCCGGGAAACCTCCCTGATGGCATCTCTGCTGCCGTGAGCGGTGTGGCCTTTGCCGGAACATTTATCGGACAGATTTTCTTCGGGTGTCTCGGTGACAAGCTCGGCCGTAAGAGAGTCTACGGCTTGACTCTTGTGATCATGACCGTATGCTCGATTTGCTCTGGTATTTCCCTTGGCAGCGACCCAAAAACCGTCATGGTAACGCTCTGCTTCTTCCGCTTCTGGCTCGGGTTTGGCATCGGTGGTGACTATCCTCTCTCGGCTACGATCATGTCTGAATACGCCAACAAAAGTACACGTGGCGCGTTCATAGCAGCTGTTTTCGCTATGCAAGGATTTGGGATCTTGGCCGCGGGATGTGTGTCGTTACTCGTCTCTGCTATCTTCGACCATCAGTTTCCGTCTCCAGCCTATATGGTCGACCCGGCTGCCTCAACCGTCCCGCAGGCAGATTACGTGTGGAGGATCATTCTCATGTTAGGCGCTGTACCGGCTCTATTAACTTACTACTGGCGTGCGAAGATGCCTGAAACAGCTCGCTACACTTCTCTAGTCGCTAAGGACCCGGAGAAAGCGGCTTCAGATATGTCTAAGGTTCTCGATGTAGACATTGAAGCCGGTTTTGCGAAGAATGACCAAGCTAGGGTTTCTTCAGACGAGTTTGGCTTGTTCTCCAAGAAATTCCTCCGCCGCCACGGGCTCCACCTGCTCGGAACAGCCACCACATGGTTCCTCCTTGACATTGCTTTCTACAGCCAAAACCTCTTCCAGAAAGACATCTTCACCACCATTGGTTGGTTACCCTCGGCGAAAACCATGAACGCAATCCAAGAGCTGTACCAGATCGCTAAGGCACAAACCCTAATTGCTCTTTGCGGCACCGTTCCTGGTTACTGGTTCACCGTAGCTTTAATCGACTGGATGGGACGGTTCAAGATTCAGGTCCTTGGATTCTCTTTTATGACGGCTTGCTTGATTGGTCTAGCCATACCGTATCACCATTGGACCTTACCACATAACCGAATCGGTTTCGTTGTTCTCTACTCTCTCACGTTTTTCTTCTGCAATTTTGGACCTAACGCAACTACTTTCATTGTCCCGGCTGAGATTTTTCCAGCGAGGCTAAGGGCGACTTGTCATGGTATCTCTGCGGCTTCGGGTAAAGCCGGTGCGATGGTTGGTTCTTTTGGTTTTGCTGCTTTGGTGAAGGCTGTGGGGATGAAGACAACCTTACTGATCATGGCAGGAATCAGTTTTGTTGGCTTGTTGTTCTCGTTTCTTGTTCCGGAGCCTAATGGAAAATCGCTTGAGGAGCTTTCCGGCGAAGCTGAACCGGAGAAAATTTAG